One window of the Cloacibacillus sp. genome contains the following:
- a CDS encoding acetaldehyde dehydrogenase (acetylating), protein MQLFDKDLLSVQEVRQLVAEANAAQVELAGKSQEFVDRLTKSIANAGVRNAERLGIMAWEETGFGNPADKKIKNVFGSRAVYEYIRNLKTVGVIDWDPEKRVRTIAVPLGVIAGIIPSTNPTSTTFYKSLIAIKAGNAIVFSPHPQAKRCILESVKVIRQAILEAGGNENLVGCISIPTMQATDSLMRHTDVALILATGGSAMVRAAYSSGTPAIGVGPGNGPAFIERSADLKEAVAQIVISKTFDNGTICASEQSVICCDDYAAEVKAEMQRQGCYFLDDAEREKLGKFILRANGTMNPAIVGKNAQVIAGLADIQIPDTAKIIVAAEDGIGYGHPYSNEKLAPILAFFTAPDYKQVCEKSQEILHYEGAGHTFSIHTQDEEIINYFSKRIPATRIIVNTGSSLGGIGATTGLVPALTLGCGAEGGSSTSDNVGPLNLINKRFVAYPLKTLAEIKASMPQCPDGICETGLDSQAISDVDVNAVVAEILKRLQNV, encoded by the coding sequence ATGCAGCTCTTTGATAAAGATCTTCTGTCCGTCCAGGAGGTGCGGCAGCTTGTCGCCGAAGCGAACGCGGCGCAGGTGGAGCTCGCCGGCAAAAGTCAGGAATTTGTCGACAGACTGACGAAATCCATAGCGAACGCCGGCGTCCGCAACGCGGAGCGTCTTGGCATCATGGCGTGGGAGGAGACGGGCTTCGGCAATCCCGCGGACAAAAAGATAAAGAACGTATTCGGCAGCCGCGCGGTCTATGAATATATAAGAAATTTAAAGACCGTGGGCGTAATAGACTGGGACCCAGAGAAGAGAGTGCGCACAATAGCGGTGCCGCTTGGAGTCATAGCTGGCATCATCCCTTCGACGAACCCGACGTCGACCACCTTCTATAAATCGCTCATCGCGATCAAGGCGGGCAACGCGATAGTTTTTTCGCCGCACCCGCAGGCGAAGAGATGTATTTTGGAATCTGTGAAGGTCATTCGTCAGGCGATATTAGAAGCGGGCGGCAACGAAAATCTCGTCGGCTGCATCTCGATACCGACGATGCAGGCTACCGACTCGCTTATGCGCCACACCGACGTAGCTCTGATACTGGCCACCGGAGGCTCTGCCATGGTACGCGCCGCCTACTCGTCGGGAACGCCCGCGATAGGCGTAGGCCCCGGCAACGGCCCCGCGTTCATCGAGCGTTCCGCCGATTTAAAAGAGGCCGTGGCGCAGATAGTCATCTCCAAGACCTTTGACAACGGCACGATTTGCGCTTCGGAGCAGTCCGTTATCTGCTGCGACGACTACGCCGCGGAAGTGAAAGCGGAGATGCAGCGGCAGGGCTGCTACTTCTTAGACGACGCCGAGCGCGAAAAGCTGGGAAAATTCATCCTGCGCGCAAACGGCACGATGAACCCGGCGATCGTAGGCAAAAACGCGCAGGTCATAGCGGGGCTGGCCGACATCCAAATACCGGACACGGCGAAGATAATAGTAGCCGCCGAGGACGGCATAGGCTACGGACATCCGTACTCGAACGAAAAGCTCGCGCCGATACTGGCCTTCTTCACCGCGCCCGATTACAAACAGGTCTGTGAAAAAAGCCAGGAGATCCTGCACTACGAGGGAGCGGGGCACACCTTCTCCATCCACACGCAGGACGAGGAGATAATAAATTACTTCTCAAAGCGCATCCCGGCGACGCGCATCATCGTCAACACCGGAAGCTCGCTCGGCGGCATAGGCGCTACGACGGGCCTTGTGCCGGCGCTCACTCTTGGCTGCGGAGCCGAGGGCGGCAGCTCCACGTCGGACAACGTCGGGCCGCTCAACCTTATCAACAAACGCTTCGTAGCATATCCGCTAAAGACACTCGCGGAGATAAAGGCCTCGATGCCGCAGTGCCCGGACGGCATCTGCGAGACGGGCCTCGACTCGCAGGCTATCTCCGATGTGGATGTGAACGCGGTGGTGGCGGAGATATTAAAAAGGCTTCAAAACGTATAG
- a CDS encoding BMC domain-containing protein translates to MGNAIAMTELSSIAAGIETADAMVKAANVELIHAATICPGKYIAIVHGSVGAVRASLNSGVQCAGQYLVDSLFIPNIDPQICPAIMMTTKPALTGALGVLEYFSVAAAIMAADVAVKAANVTLIEIRTGYAIGGKGFVTLTGDVGSVRAAVEAAEKEQQLLVNVAVIPKPSPQLFEKLI, encoded by the coding sequence ATGGGAAACGCGATAGCAATGACGGAGCTTTCGAGCATAGCCGCCGGCATAGAGACGGCGGACGCTATGGTCAAGGCGGCGAACGTAGAGCTGATCCACGCGGCGACAATCTGCCCGGGCAAATATATAGCGATAGTCCACGGCTCGGTCGGCGCGGTGCGCGCCTCTTTGAACAGCGGCGTCCAGTGCGCCGGACAGTATCTTGTAGACAGCCTTTTTATACCAAACATCGACCCTCAGATATGTCCGGCCATCATGATGACGACGAAGCCGGCGCTCACAGGCGCGCTCGGAGTGCTTGAATACTTCTCCGTAGCGGCGGCGATAATGGCGGCCGATGTGGCGGTGAAGGCGGCAAACGTAACGCTCATTGAGATACGCACCGGATACGCAATAGGCGGCAAAGGCTTTGTGACGCTCACGGGCGACGTAGGCTCCGTTCGCGCCGCGGTAGAGGCCGCCGAAAAAGAACAGCAGCTTTTGGTAAACGTTGCGGTCATCCCAAAACCGTCGCCGCAGCTTTTTGAGAAGCTCATCTAA
- a CDS encoding ethanolamine utilization protein EutH, giving the protein MFDELLKNLANTQVFTTSFHEWMTGVSINSVILFIMMIFMLVGAIDKIRGNKLGYGEEFDNGFNAMGPLAIAMAGVVAAAPVLAIILKPFIVPVYGLVGADASMFATTLLACDMGGYPLAMKMAADPSIGNFAGLILGTMMGPTVVFTIPVALSIISVKDRPYLGAGVLAGLVTIPIGCIVGGLLMNMTPYKISLATILVNLIPVIIIAGLICIGLWFIPQKMINGFNIFGTAVTIIITVVTAIAVFEYQTGIKFPLFDLMVEPEEKGGLVPLESGLLVCGQIATVLIGAFPMVKWITRTFGKALEKVGEHLGMNEDAAAGMVANLANNIAMFNLFDKMNPKGKLLNVAFTVSAAFVFGDHLGFTAGANPDMIFPVVVGKLVAGVTAVILANFLAPMLLSKIQDAKA; this is encoded by the coding sequence ATGTTTGACGAACTGTTAAAAAACCTCGCAAACACACAGGTGTTTACGACGAGCTTCCATGAATGGATGACGGGCGTCTCCATCAACTCCGTCATACTATTCATAATGATGATATTCATGCTGGTAGGCGCAATCGACAAAATACGCGGCAACAAGCTCGGCTACGGTGAAGAGTTTGACAACGGCTTCAACGCAATGGGGCCGCTCGCCATAGCGATGGCGGGCGTAGTAGCCGCCGCCCCCGTGCTTGCCATAATACTCAAGCCCTTCATAGTGCCTGTATACGGGCTTGTCGGCGCCGACGCCTCGATGTTTGCGACGACGCTGCTTGCCTGTGACATGGGCGGTTATCCGCTTGCCATGAAGATGGCGGCCGATCCGTCGATAGGCAACTTCGCGGGGCTTATCCTCGGCACGATGATGGGGCCGACGGTCGTCTTCACCATCCCCGTAGCGCTTTCCATCATCAGCGTCAAAGACCGCCCATACCTCGGCGCGGGCGTGCTGGCCGGCCTCGTTACTATCCCGATAGGCTGCATCGTGGGCGGCCTGCTCATGAACATGACGCCCTACAAGATCAGCCTCGCCACGATACTGGTCAACCTGATACCGGTCATCATCATAGCGGGGCTTATCTGCATCGGGCTGTGGTTCATCCCGCAGAAGATGATAAACGGATTCAACATCTTCGGCACCGCGGTGACGATAATCATCACCGTCGTTACGGCGATCGCTGTCTTTGAGTATCAGACCGGCATAAAATTCCCGCTCTTTGACCTGATGGTGGAGCCGGAGGAAAAGGGCGGCCTCGTTCCGCTTGAATCCGGGCTTCTTGTCTGCGGACAGATAGCGACGGTGCTCATCGGAGCCTTTCCGATGGTGAAATGGATAACGCGCACCTTCGGCAAGGCGCTTGAAAAGGTCGGCGAACACCTCGGAATGAACGAGGACGCCGCGGCGGGCATGGTCGCCAACCTTGCGAACAACATTGCGATGTTCAACCTCTTTGACAAGATGAACCCGAAGGGCAAGCTGCTCAACGTGGCCTTCACCGTATCGGCGGCGTTCGTCTTCGGCGACCACCTTGGATTCACAGCCGGCGCAAATCCCGACATGATCTTCCCTGTAGTCGTTGGAAAACTGGTGGCCGGCGTCACGGCGGTCATCCTGGCAAATTTCCTCGCCCCGATGCTGCTCTCCAAGATACAGGACGCCAAGGCGTAG
- a CDS encoding EutN/CcmL family microcompartment protein, producing MKVARVIGNIWATRKDAKLNALTLLIVQCIDVSTGEDDGAPIVAADMIGAGFGETVLVVSGSSARTAVENNAVPVDATVTAIVDSYDLQKKA from the coding sequence ATGAAAGTGGCGAGAGTCATCGGCAATATATGGGCTACGCGCAAGGACGCAAAACTCAACGCGCTCACGCTTCTCATCGTGCAGTGTATAGATGTAAGCACCGGCGAAGACGACGGCGCGCCAATAGTCGCGGCCGACATGATAGGCGCGGGCTTTGGCGAAACGGTCCTGGTCGTTAGCGGCAGCTCCGCGCGCACCGCGGTGGAAAACAACGCCGTGCCTGTGGACGCGACAGTGACCGCTATCGTTGACAGCTACGATTTGCAGAAAAAGGCCTGA
- a CDS encoding BMC domain-containing protein encodes MADQQALGMIETRGLVSAIEAADAMVKAANVNLIGDVFVGGGLVTVMVRGDVGAVKAATDAGAAAAERVGELLSVHVIPRPAAEVDYILPTLKK; translated from the coding sequence ATGGCAGACCAGCAGGCGCTTGGAATGATTGAAACACGCGGACTTGTCTCGGCTATAGAGGCGGCGGACGCGATGGTAAAGGCGGCTAACGTAAATCTTATAGGAGATGTCTTTGTAGGCGGAGGCCTTGTGACGGTAATGGTGCGCGGCGACGTGGGAGCGGTGAAGGCTGCGACGGACGCTGGAGCGGCCGCGGCCGAGCGCGTCGGAGAACTTCTTTCCGTCCATGTCATACCGCGTCCGGCGGCGGAGGTCGACTACATACTGCCGACGCTGAAAAAGTAG
- the eutL gene encoding ethanolamine utilization microcompartment protein EutL, whose product MKRDPLKANVLATKIIPNVDPSLAKDLGLSPGMRSLALITADSDDVTYTALDEATKAAEVEVVYAKSFYGGAGNATTKYAGEIIGILAGPNPAEVKSGLAAAVNMVENVAHFVSANDDDSVPYYAFCISRTGSYLSKAAGIAEGEPLAYLIAPPLEAVYGLDAAIKAADVKICVFYAPPSETNYGGGLLTGSQSACKAACEAFAAAVEYVAENPKV is encoded by the coding sequence ATGAAAAGAGATCCCTTAAAAGCTAACGTACTTGCAACAAAGATAATCCCCAACGTCGACCCCTCCCTGGCTAAAGACCTGGGACTCTCGCCCGGGATGCGGTCGCTCGCGCTCATCACGGCGGACTCAGACGACGTCACCTACACGGCGCTGGACGAAGCGACGAAGGCCGCTGAAGTAGAGGTGGTCTACGCGAAGAGCTTCTACGGCGGCGCGGGCAACGCGACGACTAAGTACGCGGGAGAGATAATCGGAATACTGGCCGGGCCAAACCCCGCCGAAGTAAAAAGCGGACTTGCCGCCGCCGTCAACATGGTGGAAAACGTGGCTCATTTCGTCTCCGCAAACGACGACGACTCGGTGCCCTATTACGCCTTCTGCATCTCGCGCACCGGATCGTACCTTTCAAAGGCGGCCGGCATCGCCGAGGGAGAGCCGCTGGCCTACCTCATAGCGCCGCCGCTTGAAGCGGTCTACGGACTTGACGCCGCCATCAAAGCGGCGGACGTTAAAATATGCGTCTTCTACGCGCCGCCCAGCGAAACGAACTACGGCGGAGGACTGCTCACCGGAAGCCAGTCGGCCTGTAAGGCGGCCTGTGAAGCCTTTGCCGCGGCGGTCGAATACGTGGCGGAAAACCCGAAGGTCTGA
- a CDS encoding ATP-binding protein, with the protein MRVITETMLRDELRRSEPEAYYIPEGNILSPAGREYLQQRKIKIMKGAAPAAVSKTEACCCGHGEDGGGVPQARAKYRDFETGALYMQKPEYMTQLEGDMLVVKNHPRIAFRGKLDTLQAMIVEYQALLSERPGNDAVIAQMEELLSVLREVMRSDAMADTLRVTTILGLTPEELRERSHDPMKFYHVKYMRLPDYKMGLAYALINRLRAAAREAEVAAVSAFKDGGRYERQDILEVFNRLSSALHIMMCLYIEEHKL; encoded by the coding sequence TTGAGAGTCATAACCGAAACAATGCTGAGGGATGAACTTCGCCGCAGCGAACCGGAAGCCTATTATATCCCTGAGGGAAATATCCTCTCTCCGGCGGGGCGCGAATATCTTCAGCAAAGAAAGATAAAAATAATGAAGGGCGCGGCGCCTGCGGCCGTCTCCAAGACGGAGGCGTGCTGCTGCGGGCATGGCGAAGACGGCGGCGGCGTTCCTCAGGCGCGCGCCAAATACAGAGATTTTGAAACGGGGGCGCTCTACATGCAAAAGCCGGAGTACATGACGCAGCTTGAAGGCGACATGCTGGTGGTGAAAAACCATCCGCGCATAGCCTTTCGCGGAAAGCTCGACACGTTGCAGGCGATGATAGTCGAATATCAGGCGCTGCTTTCCGAACGCCCCGGAAACGACGCCGTCATAGCTCAGATGGAAGAGCTGCTCTCCGTGCTGCGCGAAGTAATGCGAAGCGACGCGATGGCCGATACGCTGCGTGTAACAACGATACTGGGACTGACGCCGGAAGAGCTGCGCGAACGTTCGCACGACCCGATGAAGTTTTACCATGTGAAGTACATGCGTCTGCCGGACTACAAGATGGGGCTTGCCTACGCCCTCATCAACAGGCTGCGCGCGGCGGCGCGCGAGGCCGAGGTAGCCGCGGTCTCCGCGTTTAAGGACGGCGGACGTTACGAACGCCAGGACATACTTGAGGTCTTCAACCGTCTTTCAAGCGCGCTCCATATAATGATGTGCCTCTATATCGAGGAGCATAAACTATGA
- a CDS encoding BMC domain-containing protein, with translation MKALGMMEFRGYVPAVCGLDTALKAAEVSLLCASKDGGGLCSVFITGGVGAVSAALSAVSAALGDKLLSSSVIPRPAQQTAFLLSAMPRSPLGEAPVWKARDTKAAPEVPAPEKISETQKQRAEEKKPAVLSPGSADNSSLPMKAEVKAEENVPQNAAKEEPRAYSAETEPMAELEKELRREEAEMEQKLSSMTLKELRTLALSSRIEGFSAEKIRKAGKQRLIAAIMREQER, from the coding sequence ATGAAGGCGCTCGGCATGATGGAGTTTCGCGGATACGTTCCTGCCGTCTGCGGGCTTGATACGGCGCTGAAGGCGGCGGAAGTCTCTCTGCTCTGCGCGTCAAAAGACGGCGGCGGCCTCTGTTCCGTATTCATTACGGGCGGAGTGGGCGCGGTGAGCGCCGCACTTTCCGCGGTATCGGCGGCGCTTGGTGACAAGCTGCTTTCTTCATCTGTCATTCCGCGTCCAGCGCAGCAGACGGCGTTTTTGCTCTCCGCTATGCCCCGTTCTCCTCTTGGCGAAGCGCCGGTGTGGAAAGCGCGCGATACGAAGGCCGCGCCGGAAGTTCCCGCGCCGGAAAAAATATCAGAAACTCAAAAGCAGCGCGCGGAAGAAAAAAAGCCGGCGGTGCTTTCGCCCGGAAGCGCCGATAATTCGTCGCTTCCTATGAAGGCCGAAGTGAAGGCCGAAGAAAATGTCCCGCAAAATGCGGCAAAAGAAGAGCCTCGCGCGTACAGCGCGGAAACGGAGCCGATGGCCGAGCTAGAAAAAGAACTTCGGCGCGAAGAGGCGGAGATGGAGCAGAAACTTTCGTCGATGACGCTGAAAGAGCTGCGGACGCTTGCGTTATCCTCCCGCATTGAAGGTTTTAGCGCGGAAAAAATAAGAAAGGCCGGAAAACAGAGGCTCATAGCGGCGATTATGAGAGAACAGGAGAGATAA
- the pduL gene encoding phosphate propanoyltransferase, which produces MSGPVNEMTARVTERVIEALQLAGIVEVEVSARHVHLSRADWEMLFGKKEGDLSPKRPLSQPGQYLSEERVTLISPKGRMEKIAVLGPFRTQTQVELSKSDAIALGVAAPIRESGHLDGTGRITIEGPCGAVTIPQGVIIAKRHIHVPLGTAESLGFKNGEKVSVQLFTDRPIMLQDVVLRVSDKFSYRMHIDFDEANAADVQGFTLGRIVRQEPIL; this is translated from the coding sequence ATGAGCGGCCCTGTAAACGAAATGACGGCGCGCGTCACGGAACGCGTCATAGAGGCTTTGCAGCTTGCCGGCATCGTCGAGGTGGAGGTCTCCGCGAGGCACGTTCATCTTTCGCGCGCCGACTGGGAGATGCTCTTTGGCAAAAAAGAGGGAGATCTGTCGCCGAAAAGGCCGCTCTCTCAGCCGGGGCAATATCTTTCCGAAGAGCGGGTGACGCTCATCTCGCCAAAGGGCCGCATGGAAAAGATAGCGGTGCTTGGGCCGTTTCGCACGCAGACGCAGGTGGAGCTTTCAAAGAGCGACGCGATAGCGCTGGGCGTCGCGGCCCCCATAAGAGAATCGGGCCATCTTGACGGCACCGGGCGAATCACAATCGAAGGCCCGTGCGGAGCTGTAACTATACCGCAGGGCGTAATAATAGCAAAACGCCACATACACGTGCCGCTTGGCACGGCAGAAAGCCTCGGCTTCAAAAACGGAGAGAAGGTAAGCGTCCAGCTCTTCACCGACAGGCCGATAATGCTCCAGGATGTAGTGCTGCGTGTCAGCGATAAATTCAGCTACCGGATGCACATCGACTTCGATGAGGCAAACGCGGCGGACGTCCAGGGCTTCACGCTGGGCCGCATCGTCAGGCAGGAGCCTATCCTATGA
- a CDS encoding BMC domain-containing protein, with protein MNQQALGMIETKGLVPAIEAADAMVKAANVNLIGKVQVGGGLVTVMVRGDVGAVKAATDAGAAAAERVGELLSVHVIPRPADEVDYLLPSLNLPKSVQE; from the coding sequence ATGAATCAGCAGGCGCTTGGAATGATAGAGACAAAGGGACTCGTTCCCGCTATAGAGGCGGCGGACGCGATGGTAAAGGCGGCTAACGTCAACCTCATCGGTAAAGTGCAGGTAGGCGGAGGCCTTGTGACGGTAATGGTGCGCGGCGACGTGGGAGCGGTGAAGGCTGCGACGGACGCGGGAGCGGCCGCGGCGGAGCGCGTCGGGGAACTTCTTTCCGTGCACGTCATACCGCGCCCGGCGGACGAAGTGGACTATCTGCTTCCTTCGCTGAACCTTCCCAAATCCGTACAGGAATAA
- the eutJ gene encoding ethanolamine utilization protein EutJ, whose amino-acid sequence MMDLSRVNGYMARVAASERETFSPVGEKLKVGLDLGTAYIVLVVLDAENNPVACEKEAADVLKDGVVVDYHGALEIVRRLKAKLEARLGKELANCAIAMPAGTESSARTHQYIAEGAGFEVTRILDEPTAANSVYQIENGVVVDIGGGTTGLALFKDGAVTRIYDEPTGGTHLSLVIAGNYHIKFPEAEAIKQDYARHAEILPIVRPVIEKMATIVDRNIDKSEADTIYLCGGTSCLSGIEEIFKKVTGIETVKPEDPLLVTPAGIAMNC is encoded by the coding sequence ATGATGGATCTTTCGCGCGTAAACGGCTATATGGCGCGTGTCGCCGCTTCGGAACGAGAGACCTTCTCCCCAGTAGGGGAAAAACTTAAGGTCGGATTAGACTTGGGCACCGCCTATATCGTCCTCGTCGTGCTTGACGCGGAGAACAATCCAGTCGCCTGTGAAAAAGAGGCGGCGGATGTGCTAAAGGACGGAGTCGTCGTCGATTACCACGGCGCTCTTGAGATAGTGCGCCGCCTTAAGGCGAAGCTTGAAGCGCGCCTTGGAAAAGAGCTAGCCAACTGCGCGATAGCGATGCCGGCCGGCACTGAAAGCAGCGCGCGCACGCACCAGTACATCGCGGAGGGCGCGGGCTTCGAGGTGACGCGGATACTTGACGAACCGACGGCGGCTAACTCCGTCTATCAAATAGAAAACGGCGTCGTAGTGGACATAGGCGGCGGGACTACGGGGCTTGCGCTCTTTAAGGACGGCGCCGTCACGCGCATCTACGACGAGCCCACCGGGGGGACGCACCTTTCGCTGGTCATCGCAGGCAACTATCACATAAAGTTCCCGGAGGCGGAGGCCATAAAGCAGGACTACGCGCGCCACGCGGAGATACTTCCGATAGTGCGTCCGGTAATAGAAAAAATGGCGACCATCGTAGACCGCAATATAGACAAAAGCGAGGCGGATACCATCTACCTGTGCGGCGGCACAAGCTGCCTCTCCGGCATCGAAGAGATCTTTAAAAAGGTGACCGGCATAGAGACGGTAAAGCCGGAGGATCCGCTTTTGGTAACGCCCGCCGGCATTGCAATGAACTGCTAA
- a CDS encoding ethanolamine utilization protein EutQ, with the protein MGINVSEELLRQIVTEVVQGMAAKAAPALPEFSKTVDASGVILIKSDTVKCEPFQGEQGVKLRDVVTLKEAPRMGCGIMELDHTSFEWTLTYDEYDVVFDGVLEIEINGNVISGKPGDIIYIPKGSKIHFQTPNTARYAYFVYPANWQEI; encoded by the coding sequence ATGGGCATCAACGTAAGCGAAGAGCTGCTGCGCCAAATAGTGACCGAGGTTGTGCAGGGAATGGCCGCGAAGGCCGCGCCAGCGCTTCCCGAATTTTCAAAGACGGTGGACGCAAGCGGCGTCATACTGATAAAGAGCGACACCGTAAAATGCGAGCCCTTCCAGGGAGAGCAGGGCGTTAAACTGCGCGACGTGGTGACGCTGAAGGAGGCTCCGCGAATGGGCTGCGGCATCATGGAGCTCGATCATACAAGCTTTGAGTGGACGCTCACCTATGACGAGTACGACGTCGTATTTGACGGCGTTCTTGAGATCGAGATAAACGGAAACGTCATATCGGGTAAACCTGGAGATATAATCTACATCCCCAAGGGGAGCAAAATACACTTCCAGACGCCAAACACCGCAAGATACGCCTATTTCGTCTACCCGGCGAACTGGCAGGAGATATAA
- a CDS encoding 4Fe-4S dicluster domain-containing protein produces MDIIEALFKAGVVGEGGAGFPTWAKLKAKAECFIVNAAECEPLIETDKFLMRAFPNEIAAGTLAAAAQVGAKRVVFATKKKYTEEIASMRRAFDELAAEVEFLLLPSFYPAGDEQVLVYCATGRSVPARGLPLDVGCVVDNVGTLRSLFCAINGDAVTRKFLSVTGEVKEPIMLNVPIGASFRECVAQAAPQITNYAVINGGPMMGLTISGQQELDDAVVTKTTGNILVLPEDHYLIKRSRVPFARIRLQSRSACIQCRYCTDLCPRWLIGHEMEPHKVMRGLWCEGQIKTDEEFVRAFGDALNCCGCGLCELFSCPMNLSPRRVNEYFKGVLRARGLDQRPDPHPEARASFNQRLVPTDRLAARLDLLKYYFRHARNCVEYTPSAVYIPFKQGIGRPAEPVVKAGQRVECGELIARAAEGLSSNVAASIAGIVTEVDAQGARIRGGVK; encoded by the coding sequence ATGGACATCATAGAGGCGCTCTTTAAGGCCGGCGTGGTCGGCGAAGGCGGCGCGGGTTTTCCGACATGGGCGAAGCTGAAAGCAAAGGCCGAGTGTTTCATTGTGAACGCCGCCGAATGCGAACCGCTCATAGAGACGGATAAATTTCTGATGCGCGCCTTCCCAAACGAGATAGCGGCGGGAACTCTCGCCGCCGCAGCTCAGGTGGGCGCAAAGCGCGTCGTCTTTGCCACAAAGAAAAAATATACGGAGGAGATCGCCTCCATGCGCCGCGCCTTTGACGAACTTGCGGCGGAGGTGGAGTTTCTCCTCCTGCCCTCTTTTTACCCGGCGGGCGACGAACAGGTGCTCGTCTATTGCGCCACCGGCCGCTCTGTTCCCGCGCGCGGCCTGCCGCTTGACGTAGGCTGCGTGGTTGATAACGTAGGCACGCTGCGCAGCCTCTTTTGCGCGATAAACGGCGACGCCGTGACGCGGAAGTTTCTTTCCGTCACGGGAGAGGTGAAGGAGCCGATAATGCTCAACGTCCCGATAGGCGCCTCATTTCGGGAATGCGTTGCTCAGGCCGCGCCTCAAATCACGAACTACGCGGTGATAAACGGCGGCCCGATGATGGGCCTTACGATAAGCGGACAACAGGAGCTAGACGACGCCGTCGTTACGAAGACCACCGGCAATATTTTGGTGCTGCCGGAGGACCACTATCTTATAAAACGTTCGCGCGTTCCATTCGCGCGCATACGCCTCCAGTCGCGCAGCGCCTGCATCCAGTGCCGCTATTGCACAGACCTCTGTCCCCGCTGGCTTATCGGGCACGAGATGGAGCCTCATAAGGTGATGCGCGGCCTGTGGTGCGAAGGGCAGATAAAGACGGACGAAGAATTTGTAAGAGCCTTCGGAGACGCGCTGAACTGCTGCGGCTGCGGCCTCTGCGAACTCTTCTCCTGCCCGATGAACCTTTCGCCTCGCCGCGTCAACGAATATTTCAAAGGCGTGCTGCGGGCGCGCGGGCTCGACCAGAGGCCAGACCCGCATCCAGAGGCGCGCGCCTCGTTCAATCAGAGGCTCGTTCCTACCGACAGGCTCGCAGCAAGGCTTGACCTTTTGAAATATTATTTCCGGCACGCGCGAAACTGTGTGGAATATACGCCATCTGCGGTCTATATCCCGTTCAAACAGGGTATTGGCCGTCCGGCGGAACCGGTCGTCAAAGCGGGGCAGCGCGTGGAATGCGGCGAGCTGATAGCGCGCGCGGCGGAGGGGCTTTCGTCGAACGTGGCGGCAAGCATAGCAGGCATCGTGACTGAGGTAGACGCGCAGGGCGCGCGCATAAGAGGCGGGGTGAAGTGA